The genomic DNA TATCCGACTGGCTGATAACAAACAGCACCTTATGCCGGTATGCCTCCCCAATCACTTGATGATAAAAGTGTTCATCCACTGCCAGCGCCCGGTCATCGGCCTTAATCAGCCACAGCACCAGGTCAAGCCGGGGAAGCTGTTCGCGATACAGCGCAGCATATTCGTTATCGCGAGCGCCACTTTCGCCCACACCGGGCAGGTCCACCAGCGTCATATGGCGGTCGCCAACCAGCAGACGAAAGCGTAAAGGTTCACGGGTGCAGGCCGCCACATCGCTGACCGGCGATACTTCGCCGACAAACAAGGCATTGCAAAGGCTACTCTTTCCCGCGCCGGTTTTACCCAGAATGCCGATCACTGGCTCGTAGTCGGTTAACTGGTTTATTTGCTGCAGAATCCGCTCTGATGCCCACTGTGGCAGACCAGAAAGCGATTGGTGAAACGACTTCAAACCTTCAGAATTGTTCATTACTACTCCTCTGAAAAATAATACAAAAACGGCAGAATCGTGAGATTCTGCCGTTAATCGGGTATGTTCAGAAGAATGATATCTATCTGAAAATAATTTGAATTAAGGTAAGCGACGAGCCACAGCCGCCTGTGATCCCGGTCCCTGAGTCGTTAGGTTATTCTGGTATCCCTCATCCCAATACCAAAATAGTGGATAAGGGCAAATTGCCTGAGGGGGCTATAGGGCCTTGGGCAGCAAGGTTTTATAGTTGGATGGCATCAATTTAACGGTATAGAAACATCAACCCATACGATGACTGCCTACATTCAAGACATAAATTCTTGCTGTTACATAAGTATTAATGCTGATTGTCATCAATTTGATTATAATCATGGCACTTTATGGATTACCGTATTAAGGAAGGTGCGAATAAGCAGGTCATTTCTTCCCAAGCTGACTCGCTGATTAAAATTTCGCGGATCTGGGCCGATTTTTTTCCCGCAAATACATCGAATCAGCCTATTTAGGCTATTTTTTCCACCATTTCTGGCGTTATTTCCGGTTTTTACTGAGATCTCTCCCACTGACGTATCATTTGGTCCACCCGAAACAGGTTGGCCAGGGTGAATAACATCGCCAGTTGGTTATCGTTTTTCAGCAGCCCCTTGTATCTGGCTTTCACGAAGCCGAACTGTCGCTTGATGATGCGAAACGGGTGCTCCACCCTGGCCCGGATGCTGGCTTTCATGTATTCGATGTTGATGGCCGTTTTGTTCTTGCGTGGATGCTGTTTCAAGGTTCTTACCTTGCCGGGGCGCTCGGCGATCAGCCAGTCCACATCCACCTCGGCCAGCTCCTCGCGCTGTGGCGCCCCTTGGTAGCCGGCATCGGCTGAGACAAATTGCTCCTCTCCATGAAGCAGATTACCCAGCTGATTGAGGTCATGCTCGTTGGCCGCGGTGGTGACCAGGCTGTGGGTCAGGCCACTCTTGGCATCGACACCAATGTGGGCCTTCATGCCAAAGTGCCACTGATTGCCTTTCTTGGTCTGATGCATCTCCGGATCGCGTTGCTGCTCTTTGTTCTTGGTAGAGCTGGGTGCCTCAATGATGGTGGCATCCACCAAAGTGCCTTGGGTCATCATGACGCCTGCTTCGGCCAGCCAGCGATTGATGGTCTTGAACAATTGACGGGCCAGTTGATGCTGCTCGAGCAGGTGGCGGAAATTCATGATGGTGGTGCGATCCGGCAGGGCGCTATCCAGGGATAATCGGGCAAACAGGCGCATGGAGGCGATTTCGTACAGAGCATCTTCCATCGCGCCATCGCTCAGGTTGTACCAATGCTGCATGCAGTGAATGCGTAGCATGGTTTCCAGCGGATAGGGCCGTCGGCCATTGCCCGCCTTGGGATAAAACGGCTCGATGACAGCGGTCATATTCTGCCATGGCAGAATCTGCTCCATGCGGGAGAGGAAAATCTCTTTTCGGGTCTGACGGCGCTTAGTGCTGAATTCACTATCGGCGAAGGTGAGTTGATGGCTCATGATGTCCCTCTGGGATGCGCTCCGGATGAATATGATGATCTCATATCAGGAACTTGTTCGCACCTTCCTTAAATATCATTTTTTCCCTATAGTGATGATTTATGCCTAGCTCCCCTTCTAAGCGGCTTGAGGACTTGAGTGTGGCCCAGCGAGAGCGGCTGGCCTACATCGATTTTCGGCTCTACTTCTTCGGTGAGATCGGTCGCCCAGATCTGATTGAGCGCTTCGGCGTGGCTCCAGCAGGGGCGACACGCGATTTGGCTTTGTACCGGGAAATCGTGCCGCATAACATCACCTTCGATGGTAGCAACAAGATCTATCGCATCGGGCAGGCGTTTTCCCCGTTGTTCAAACACGTATCGCAGCGTGTTCTGTCTGCGCTAGCTTTCGGCTTTGGCGATGGCGTGAACGGCTCAATGCAGGCGCTGCTACCATGTGAATCCCCCGCAGCCCTGTGCATCCCCAAGATGGATGTGTTAGCAGCGATTTGCCGAGCCATCCACGCCAAGCGACCTGTCGCCATCCGCTACCACTCGATGAGCGGCGGCGAGTCCGAGCGGGTAATT from Klebsiella sp. WP3-W18-ESBL-02 includes the following:
- a CDS encoding GTPase family protein, with protein sequence MNNSEGLKSFHQSLSGLPQWASERILQQINQLTDYEPVIGILGKTGAGKSSLCNALFVGEVSPVSDVAACTREPLRFRLLVGDRHMTLVDLPGVGESGARDNEYAALYREQLPRLDLVLWLIKADDRALAVDEHFYHQVIGEAYRHKVLFVISQSDKVEPTSGGGPLSKEQKQNISRKICLLHELFQPVHPVCAVSVRLQWGLRVMAERMIKCLPREATSPVVSQLQPSFRTTVVREQARSDFGETVGAVLDSISAFPLIPAPVRAVIQAVRTTVVSVARAVWDFFF
- a CDS encoding helix-turn-helix transcriptional regulator; the encoded protein is MPSSPSKRLEDLSVAQRERLAYIDFRLYFFGEIGRPDLIERFGVAPAGATRDLALYREIVPHNITFDGSNKIYRIGQAFSPLFKHVSQRVLSALAFGFGDGVNGSMQALLPCESPAALCIPKMDVLAAICRAIHAKRPVAIRYHSMSGGESERVIVPFALVDTGLRWHVRAFDRKSREFRDFVVTRIEVPTLLDEEPQDNERQDNDIQWTRIVELDLVPHPSVERPDIIKMDYGMTDGSIRMRVRAAVVGYMLQRWRVDCSPDHCLRGPEYRLWLKDHLAIYGVKNALLAPGYSATKKADY
- a CDS encoding IS5-like element ISKpn26 family transposase, which encodes MSHQLTFADSEFSTKRRQTRKEIFLSRMEQILPWQNMTAVIEPFYPKAGNGRRPYPLETMLRIHCMQHWYNLSDGAMEDALYEIASMRLFARLSLDSALPDRTTIMNFRHLLEQHQLARQLFKTINRWLAEAGVMMTQGTLVDATIIEAPSSTKNKEQQRDPEMHQTKKGNQWHFGMKAHIGVDAKSGLTHSLVTTAANEHDLNQLGNLLHGEEQFVSADAGYQGAPQREELAEVDVDWLIAERPGKVRTLKQHPRKNKTAINIEYMKASIRARVEHPFRIIKRQFGFVKARYKGLLKNDNQLAMLFTLANLFRVDQMIRQWERSQ